One segment of Megachile rotundata isolate GNS110a chromosome 4, iyMegRotu1, whole genome shotgun sequence DNA contains the following:
- the LOC100881621 gene encoding ATPase family AAA domain-containing protein 2 isoform X4 translates to MMVTIGEWVRLGVQVHLQPISIMSDDDAALDSMDTEEDIFTPRIRSLGSNVRRVKNLRTLRSNSTSHISVNNLSVRRSTRNRMQTYDNLNTSWILGTQTLKGYPMFQQHGSSSDKEMVDEVPERKRDLRDRMPLRSRENHPPNKNSTRHIRERTEHDRQSNRELRGRGDRDIREKTEQEKDIRHLKDRQDRERDRTETEHKDKIETRSKSNEEKDIRARKSDSPSRLKDGPVTRLGGSLSEKDMKPKVEQDEADEDSLPESEKAENNDNYENEDGYEDMYTRIKRTRRKAQRQLPRGKKLAVVDSDLSESSDSPGPRKYSLRQKKPTVDRFQANVEPVRRSIKALRSVLSNSMRRRKHRSKSTSSSDSSDSEPQRYDKKKSKKARQSAIPQGGPPDRKADINPITLDTNIRFNDVGGLESHIHCLKEMVVFPMMYPDVFERFHITPPKGVLFHGPPGTGKTLIARALANECSQGSRKMSFFMRKGADCLSKWVGESERQLRLLFEQAQLMKPSIIFFDEIDGLAPVRSTKQDQIHASIVSTLLALMDGLSDRGEVIVIGATNRIDAIDPALRRPGRFDRELFFPLPSKKERLEILKIHVSKWKNPPSDQLLETLAEKATGYCGSDLRALCTEAVLQGLRRTYPQIYMTSNRLLLDPERVEVKKRDFLQASSILVPSSQRVSPCARRKLQPFIEPLLGPLLEELLCSIKGIFPQGVNPAMAKVKATKGIHRPRLLISGGNLSEGQGPHLAQALLYHMEHLPVQTLDVSILFAESGRSPEETCVQVFNEAARNVPSIIYIRSIDQWWPLVPETVKAVFLCRIAALDPSLPILILATSDRTYQDLPIQLRGLFSELRGEVYSMKTPTAEQRSKFFRPIFMIQSLKPPKVKDDKIEVLEELPLAPDPLPKKLTEEEKKVIYEKEEVSLRELRIFLREICAKLARNRQFFMFTKPVDTEEVPDYNMIIKQPMDLETMMTKIDMHCYLCARDFLDDIDLICKNALEYNPDRDPADKLIRHRACSLRDNAYALIKAELDSDFEDKCREISKNRRVIESSVNNDTENKSRPKAELVSASERIEKKDIASSSHPLVVNGKRYSNPRKRRIPAWARGYVKKVHKKKKIAFDENASTITSKVCLTNETTSIDLEKFQEFETEANSVLNGHIRLFDNSDSDNDSQTEHSKYAQATPNNNVSDQRIDEIENVEICFMDEDKTIENSGSNSSSRRESMDELSFAIESDSCPTRFDEDDKLLVDKNEMESAWQYTVDSTQDYPVEVLCDIYVQLSRCVGKYAQSYDRKSLPKDLLKEVKRFEEYKTTYDKVHDVANQTDIV, encoded by the exons atgatgGTCACAATTGGCGAATGGGTTAGGTTGGGTGTGCAAGTACATTTACAGCCAATTTCA ATAATGTCAGACGATGATGCTGCATTGGATTCAATGGATACAGAAGAAGATATTTTTACTCCAAGGATTCGCAGCCTTGGCTCCAATGTTAGAAGAGTTAAAAATTTACGTACTTTACGATCAAATTCTACTTCTCATATATCTGTGAATAATTTAAGTGTACGTCGTAGTACACGTAATAGAATGCAAACGTATGATAATCTTAATACTAGCTGGATTTTAG GAACACAAACTCTGAAAGGTTATCCTATGTTTCAACAACATGGTTCTTCATCTGATAAAGAGATGGTGGATGAAGTACCTGAAAGAAAACGTGATCTTCGAGACCGTATGCCCCTTAGATCACGTGAAAATCATCCtcctaataaaaattcaacaagACATATTAGGGAAAGGACTGAACATGATCGACAAAGTAATAGAGAACTTAGAGGTAGAGGTGATCGAGATATTAGAGAAAAAACAGAACAAGAAAAAGATATTAGACATCTTAAAGACAGACAAGATAGAGAAAGGGACAGAACAGAAACAGAACATAAAGATAAAATAGAAACCAGAAGTAAATCAAATGAAGAGAAAGATATAAG AGCACGGAAATCTGATAGTCCAAGTAGACTTAAGGACGGCCCTGTTACAAGACTTGGTGGCAGTTTAAGTGAAAAAGATATGAAACCTAAAGTAGAACAAGATGAAGCAGATGAAGATAGCTTACCAGAAAGTGAAAAAGCAGAAAATAACGATAATTATGAAAATGAAGAT GGTTATGAGGATATGTATACACGTATTAAACGAACTAGAAGGAAAGCACAGCGCCAATTACCAAGGGGTAAGAAACTTGCAG tggTAGATAGTGATTTAAGTGAATCTTCTGATTCTCCTGGTCCTAGAAAATACAGTTTACGTCAAAAAAAACCTACTGTAGATAGATTTCAAGCTAACGTAGAACCAGTTAGACGATCTATAAAAGCACTTAGAAGTGTTCTTAGTAATTCAATGAGAAGACGTAAACATAGAAGTAAAAGTACAAGCTCTAGTGATTCCAGTGATTCGGAACCTCAGCGTTATGATAAGAAGAAAAGCAAAAAAGCGAG gCAATCAGCAATACCTCAGGGTGGACCGCCTGATCGTAAAGCAGATATAAATCCAATTACTTTAGATACTAATATTAGATTCAATGATGTCGGAGGCTTAGAATCACATATTCACTGCCTTAAAGAAATGGTTGTTTTTCCTATGATGTATCCAGATGTATTTGAACGTTTTCATATTACCCCACCAAAAGGCGTACTCTTTCATGGTCCACCAg GAACTGGTAAAACGTTAATAGCCAGAGCATTAGCAAATGAATGTAGTCAGGGCAGTAGGAAAATGTCATTCTTTATGAGAAAAGGCGCAGATTGTCTATCTAAATGGGTCGGAGAATCAGAGCGCCAGTTGCGATTATTGTTTGAGCAGGCTCAACTAATGAAACCGTCCATAATAttttttgatgaaattgatggccTTGCACCTGTTAGAAGTACGAAACAGGATCAAATTCATGCTAGCATTGTGTCTACTCTTTTAGCTCTTATGGATGGCCTCAGCGATAGGGGAGAg GTTATTGTTATTGGAGCGACAAACAGAATAGATGCTATTGATCCAGCATTACGCAGACCCGGTCGTTTCGATCGAGAATTATTTTTTCCCTTACCTTCTAAGAAAGAaagattagaaatattaaaaattcatgttaGTAAATGGAAAAACCCCCCATCAGATCAATTGTTAGAAACATTAGCTGAGAAAGCAACCGGTTATTGCGGTTCAGATTTGAGAGCTTTATGTACTGAAGCAGTTTTGCAAGGATTGAGAAGAACGTATCCCCAAATATACATGACTAGCAATAGGTTACTTTTAGATCCTGAACGAGTTGAA GTTAAAAAGCGAGATTTTTTACAAGCCAGTTCTATTCTTGTACCATCTTCACAAAGAGTCTCACCTTGTGCTCGAAGAAAATTACAACCTTTTATAGAGCCTTTATTAGGGCCTCTGCTAGAAGAATTACTTTGTTCTATAAAAGGAATATTTCCTCAAGGAGTTAATCCTGCTATGGCAAA agtGAAAGCTACTAAAGGAATTCATCGCCCAAGGCTATTAATTTCTGGCGGAAATTTGTCGGAAGGTCAAGGGCCACATTTAGCACAAGCATTATTATACCACATGGAACACTTACCAGTTCAAACATTAGACGTTAGCATTCTTTTTGCAGAAAGTGGACGATCTCCAGAAGAAACCTGTGTGCAG GTATTTAATGAAGCTGCCAGAAATGTACCGTCCATAATTTatattcgatcgatcgatcagtGGTGGCCACTTGTACCTGAAACTGTAAAAGCAGTTTTCTTGTGTCGTATCGCAGCGCTTGATCCTTCATTACCCATCTTAATTTTAGCCACAAGTGATAGAACATATCAAGATCTTCCGATTCAGTTACGAGGCCTCTTCAGTGAATTACGCGGAGAAGTTTATTCTATGAAAACACCAACAGCAGAACAAAGATCGAAATTCTTCCGACCTATTTTTATGATTCAGAGTTTGAAGCCACCGAAGGTAAAAGACGACAAGATAGAAGTTTTGGAAGAACTTCCTCTAGCACCAGATCCTTTACCAAAGAAATTAACAGAAGAGGAAAAGAAAGTGATATACGAAAAAGAGGAAGTGTCGCTAAGAGAATTAAGAATTTTCTTGCGAGAAATTTGTGCAAAACTTGCAAGAAATAGACA ATTTTTTATGTTTACAAAGCCTGTAGACACGGAAGAAGTACCCGAttataatatgataataaaacAACCAATGGATTTAGAAACAATGATGACGAAGATTGATATGCATTGTTATCTCTGTGCTCGAGATTTTCTTGATGATATCGACCTAATATGTAAAAATGCTTTGGAATACAATCCAGATAG GGACCCGGCAGACAAATTAATAAGGCATCGTGCATGTTCCCTTCGTGATAATGCGTATGCGTTAATAAAAGCAGAATTAGATTCCGATTTTGAAGATAAGTGtcgtgaaatttcgaaaaatcgTAGGGTTATTGAAAGTTCTGTTAACAATGACACGGAAAACAAAAGTCGACCAAAAGCGGAACTTGTATCTGCATCTGAAAGAATAGAGAAAAAGGATATTGCGAGTTCTAGTCATCCTCTTGTTGTAAATGGAAAGAGGTATTCCAATCCTAGGAAACGTAGAATACCAGCTTGGGCAAGGGGCTACGTTAAAAAAGtacataaaaagaaaaagatcgCATTCGATGAAAATGCAAGTACGATCACTAGCAAGGTCTGCTTAACCAATGAAACTACTAGCATCGATTTAgagaaattccaagaattcgaaACCGAAGCAAATAGTGTTTTAAATGGTCATATACGTCTGTTTGATAATTCAGATTCTGATAATGATTCACAAACTGAGCATTCGAAGTATGCACAAGCAACTCCAAACAATAATGTTTCCGATCAACGCattgatgaaattgaaaatgtggaGATATGTTTTATGGATGAAGATAAGACCATAGAAAATAGCGGATCTAATTCTTCATCCAGACGAGAAAGTATGGATGAATTGTCGTTTGCTATCGAAAGCGATTCTTGTCCTACCAGATTCGACGAAGATGACAAACTTCTGGTGGACAAAAATGAAATGGAAAGCGCATGGCAATATACTGTTGACAGTACACAAGATTATCCAGTCGAAGTATTATGTGACATTTATGTGCAACTGAGTCGGTGTGTAGGGAAATATGCTCAGAGTTATGATAGAAAATCACTGCCAaag GATTTGCTCAAGGAGGTGAAAAGGTTTGAGGAATACAAGACAACGTACGACAAAGTTCATGATGTTGCGAATCAAACTGATATAGTATAA
- the LOC100881621 gene encoding ATPase family AAA domain-containing protein 2 isoform X2 encodes MMVTIGEWVRLGVQVHLQPISIMSDDDAALDSMDTEEDIFTPRIRSLGSNVRRVKNLRTLRSNSTSHISVNNLSVRRSTRNRMQTYDNLNTSWILGTQTLKGYPMFQQHGSSSDKEMVDEVPERKRDLRDRMPLRSRENHPPNKNSTRHIRERTEHDRQSNRELRGRGDRDIREKTEQEKDIRHLKDRQDRERDRTETEHKDKIETRSKSNEEKDIRARKSDSPSRLKDGPVTRLGGSLSEKDMKPKVEQDEADEDSLPESEKAENNDNYENEDGYEDMYTRIKRTRRKAQRQLPRVVDSDLSESSDSPGPRKYSLRQKKPTVDRFQANVEPVRRSIKALRSVLSNSMRRRKHRSKSTSSSDSSDSEPQRYDKKKSKKARQSAIPQGGPPDRKADINPITLDTNIRFNDVGGLESHIHCLKEMVVFPMMYPDVFERFHITPPKGVLFHGPPGTGKTLIARALANECSQGSRKMSFFMRKGADCLSKWVGESERQLRLLFEQAQLMKPSIIFFDEIDGLAPVRSTKQDQIHASIVSTLLALMDGLSDRGEVIVIGATNRIDAIDPALRRPGRFDRELFFPLPSKKERLEILKIHVSKWKNPPSDQLLETLAEKATGYCGSDLRALCTEAVLQGLRRTYPQIYMTSNRLLLDPERVEVKKRDFLQASSILVPSSQRVSPCARRKLQPFIEPLLGPLLEELLCSIKGIFPQGVNPAMAKVKATKGIHRPRLLISGGNLSEGQGPHLAQALLYHMEHLPVQTLDVSILFAESGRSPEETCVQVFNEAARNVPSIIYIRSIDQWWPLVPETVKAVFLCRIAALDPSLPILILATSDRTYQDLPIQLRGLFSELRGEVYSMKTPTAEQRSKFFRPIFMIQSLKPPKVKDDKIEVLEELPLAPDPLPKKLTEEEKKVIYEKEEVSLRELRIFLREICAKLARNRQFFMFTKPVDTEEVPDYNMIIKQPMDLETMMTKIDMHCYLCARDFLDDIDLICKNALEYNPDSLRDRPSLGILKRDPADKLIRHRACSLRDNAYALIKAELDSDFEDKCREISKNRRVIESSVNNDTENKSRPKAELVSASERIEKKDIASSSHPLVVNGKRYSNPRKRRIPAWARGYVKKVHKKKKIAFDENASTITSKVCLTNETTSIDLEKFQEFETEANSVLNGHIRLFDNSDSDNDSQTEHSKYAQATPNNNVSDQRIDEIENVEICFMDEDKTIENSGSNSSSRRESMDELSFAIESDSCPTRFDEDDKLLVDKNEMESAWQYTVDSTQDYPVEVLCDIYVQLSRCVGKYAQSYDRKSLPKDLLKEVKRFEEYKTTYDKVHDVANQTDIV; translated from the exons atgatgGTCACAATTGGCGAATGGGTTAGGTTGGGTGTGCAAGTACATTTACAGCCAATTTCA ATAATGTCAGACGATGATGCTGCATTGGATTCAATGGATACAGAAGAAGATATTTTTACTCCAAGGATTCGCAGCCTTGGCTCCAATGTTAGAAGAGTTAAAAATTTACGTACTTTACGATCAAATTCTACTTCTCATATATCTGTGAATAATTTAAGTGTACGTCGTAGTACACGTAATAGAATGCAAACGTATGATAATCTTAATACTAGCTGGATTTTAG GAACACAAACTCTGAAAGGTTATCCTATGTTTCAACAACATGGTTCTTCATCTGATAAAGAGATGGTGGATGAAGTACCTGAAAGAAAACGTGATCTTCGAGACCGTATGCCCCTTAGATCACGTGAAAATCATCCtcctaataaaaattcaacaagACATATTAGGGAAAGGACTGAACATGATCGACAAAGTAATAGAGAACTTAGAGGTAGAGGTGATCGAGATATTAGAGAAAAAACAGAACAAGAAAAAGATATTAGACATCTTAAAGACAGACAAGATAGAGAAAGGGACAGAACAGAAACAGAACATAAAGATAAAATAGAAACCAGAAGTAAATCAAATGAAGAGAAAGATATAAG AGCACGGAAATCTGATAGTCCAAGTAGACTTAAGGACGGCCCTGTTACAAGACTTGGTGGCAGTTTAAGTGAAAAAGATATGAAACCTAAAGTAGAACAAGATGAAGCAGATGAAGATAGCTTACCAGAAAGTGAAAAAGCAGAAAATAACGATAATTATGAAAATGAAGAT GGTTATGAGGATATGTATACACGTATTAAACGAACTAGAAGGAAAGCACAGCGCCAATTACCAAGGG tggTAGATAGTGATTTAAGTGAATCTTCTGATTCTCCTGGTCCTAGAAAATACAGTTTACGTCAAAAAAAACCTACTGTAGATAGATTTCAAGCTAACGTAGAACCAGTTAGACGATCTATAAAAGCACTTAGAAGTGTTCTTAGTAATTCAATGAGAAGACGTAAACATAGAAGTAAAAGTACAAGCTCTAGTGATTCCAGTGATTCGGAACCTCAGCGTTATGATAAGAAGAAAAGCAAAAAAGCGAG gCAATCAGCAATACCTCAGGGTGGACCGCCTGATCGTAAAGCAGATATAAATCCAATTACTTTAGATACTAATATTAGATTCAATGATGTCGGAGGCTTAGAATCACATATTCACTGCCTTAAAGAAATGGTTGTTTTTCCTATGATGTATCCAGATGTATTTGAACGTTTTCATATTACCCCACCAAAAGGCGTACTCTTTCATGGTCCACCAg GAACTGGTAAAACGTTAATAGCCAGAGCATTAGCAAATGAATGTAGTCAGGGCAGTAGGAAAATGTCATTCTTTATGAGAAAAGGCGCAGATTGTCTATCTAAATGGGTCGGAGAATCAGAGCGCCAGTTGCGATTATTGTTTGAGCAGGCTCAACTAATGAAACCGTCCATAATAttttttgatgaaattgatggccTTGCACCTGTTAGAAGTACGAAACAGGATCAAATTCATGCTAGCATTGTGTCTACTCTTTTAGCTCTTATGGATGGCCTCAGCGATAGGGGAGAg GTTATTGTTATTGGAGCGACAAACAGAATAGATGCTATTGATCCAGCATTACGCAGACCCGGTCGTTTCGATCGAGAATTATTTTTTCCCTTACCTTCTAAGAAAGAaagattagaaatattaaaaattcatgttaGTAAATGGAAAAACCCCCCATCAGATCAATTGTTAGAAACATTAGCTGAGAAAGCAACCGGTTATTGCGGTTCAGATTTGAGAGCTTTATGTACTGAAGCAGTTTTGCAAGGATTGAGAAGAACGTATCCCCAAATATACATGACTAGCAATAGGTTACTTTTAGATCCTGAACGAGTTGAA GTTAAAAAGCGAGATTTTTTACAAGCCAGTTCTATTCTTGTACCATCTTCACAAAGAGTCTCACCTTGTGCTCGAAGAAAATTACAACCTTTTATAGAGCCTTTATTAGGGCCTCTGCTAGAAGAATTACTTTGTTCTATAAAAGGAATATTTCCTCAAGGAGTTAATCCTGCTATGGCAAA agtGAAAGCTACTAAAGGAATTCATCGCCCAAGGCTATTAATTTCTGGCGGAAATTTGTCGGAAGGTCAAGGGCCACATTTAGCACAAGCATTATTATACCACATGGAACACTTACCAGTTCAAACATTAGACGTTAGCATTCTTTTTGCAGAAAGTGGACGATCTCCAGAAGAAACCTGTGTGCAG GTATTTAATGAAGCTGCCAGAAATGTACCGTCCATAATTTatattcgatcgatcgatcagtGGTGGCCACTTGTACCTGAAACTGTAAAAGCAGTTTTCTTGTGTCGTATCGCAGCGCTTGATCCTTCATTACCCATCTTAATTTTAGCCACAAGTGATAGAACATATCAAGATCTTCCGATTCAGTTACGAGGCCTCTTCAGTGAATTACGCGGAGAAGTTTATTCTATGAAAACACCAACAGCAGAACAAAGATCGAAATTCTTCCGACCTATTTTTATGATTCAGAGTTTGAAGCCACCGAAGGTAAAAGACGACAAGATAGAAGTTTTGGAAGAACTTCCTCTAGCACCAGATCCTTTACCAAAGAAATTAACAGAAGAGGAAAAGAAAGTGATATACGAAAAAGAGGAAGTGTCGCTAAGAGAATTAAGAATTTTCTTGCGAGAAATTTGTGCAAAACTTGCAAGAAATAGACA ATTTTTTATGTTTACAAAGCCTGTAGACACGGAAGAAGTACCCGAttataatatgataataaaacAACCAATGGATTTAGAAACAATGATGACGAAGATTGATATGCATTGTTATCTCTGTGCTCGAGATTTTCTTGATGATATCGACCTAATATGTAAAAATGCTTTGGAATACAATCCAGATAG CTTACGTGATAGGCCCTCCCTTGGAATATTAAAGAG GGACCCGGCAGACAAATTAATAAGGCATCGTGCATGTTCCCTTCGTGATAATGCGTATGCGTTAATAAAAGCAGAATTAGATTCCGATTTTGAAGATAAGTGtcgtgaaatttcgaaaaatcgTAGGGTTATTGAAAGTTCTGTTAACAATGACACGGAAAACAAAAGTCGACCAAAAGCGGAACTTGTATCTGCATCTGAAAGAATAGAGAAAAAGGATATTGCGAGTTCTAGTCATCCTCTTGTTGTAAATGGAAAGAGGTATTCCAATCCTAGGAAACGTAGAATACCAGCTTGGGCAAGGGGCTACGTTAAAAAAGtacataaaaagaaaaagatcgCATTCGATGAAAATGCAAGTACGATCACTAGCAAGGTCTGCTTAACCAATGAAACTACTAGCATCGATTTAgagaaattccaagaattcgaaACCGAAGCAAATAGTGTTTTAAATGGTCATATACGTCTGTTTGATAATTCAGATTCTGATAATGATTCACAAACTGAGCATTCGAAGTATGCACAAGCAACTCCAAACAATAATGTTTCCGATCAACGCattgatgaaattgaaaatgtggaGATATGTTTTATGGATGAAGATAAGACCATAGAAAATAGCGGATCTAATTCTTCATCCAGACGAGAAAGTATGGATGAATTGTCGTTTGCTATCGAAAGCGATTCTTGTCCTACCAGATTCGACGAAGATGACAAACTTCTGGTGGACAAAAATGAAATGGAAAGCGCATGGCAATATACTGTTGACAGTACACAAGATTATCCAGTCGAAGTATTATGTGACATTTATGTGCAACTGAGTCGGTGTGTAGGGAAATATGCTCAGAGTTATGATAGAAAATCACTGCCAaag GATTTGCTCAAGGAGGTGAAAAGGTTTGAGGAATACAAGACAACGTACGACAAAGTTCATGATGTTGCGAATCAAACTGATATAGTATAA